The genomic stretch GGGAGCGAAAACTTCCTGACACCTATGAAGATACCAAAGGTAATGATTGGGATTGTGTCATGACCGTTCCTGAAAACCAATGGGGATATCATTCCGATTGGAGAGGGCATGTGAAGACCAGTTACGAATTAATCGAAATGTTGGTAAAGTCTGTGTCCTTGGATGGGAATTTCGTGATGAATTTTGGCCCAAATGGTCAAGGAGAAATCCGGAAAGAGGAAAGACAGCTGGCTAAGGAGATTGGTGAATGGATGCACAAAAACCAGAAGGCCATTTATGACTGTGGTTACATTGATTGGGAAAAGCAGGACTGGGGATATTACACCCGGAATCGTGAGAGTGGCGAAGTCTATATGATTGTTTTTAATAAACCGATCAATGGCGCTTTGCGCATAAAAACACCTGCCAAAATCAACTTGGATAAGATCTTCGATCTCAATGGCCCCCAAAAAACTTACCGTCCTGAAGAAATCCATCGAAATGAATATTTTATTCACTTAGATGAAGCATTATTGGAGACGCCCAAGGTGATTGTTATTCAATATTCTGAAGCTACCAACCAGACAAAAGGCTATGATAAGGCTAAGACCTGATAATTATAGCAAGTAACAGGAGGCTGGCTTTTATTGATGAATGAAAGTGAGAATGCTTGGTTAGTATAAAAAATAAGTTTATTCACTTATTTTTTAAGCATGGATTTACTAGTTCATGCTTTTTTTGAATTTTTCACTTAAAAAATGATAGTTTGGCAAGTTATAATTTTTATATTCGTACCTGAACATGTTCCACAAAGTGTAGAGGTTCTCTACACGGGTTCTACACATTGGAGAGTGGGACGTGGCTTTAAGGGCTGATTTCATAAATGGCACGGGTTATGAATACTTGTCTATCAAATGAAACAGTAAATGATCGAGCTGAGAAGAAAGGTGCTGTTGTTGGTTTTTTTAATTGGTTTTATCATCGTTGCGCTCATTGGAGCGACAGGGATGCAATTAAAAAGAGAGGCAGGCGAGTTTCAGTTAAAGCTTGCTTCAAGGGTGCCAAGTAGCAGTATAATGTATCAACCCTAGACTAAAGATTATTCCATGAAGCTGATAACGTGCATGAGTATATTGACCATGATGATTTTAGCGTCATGTGGCAATCAAAGTGGAAATGAGGCATCAGAAGATGAACAACTTCAGTCAGAGGAAGTAATGCCGGATATTGATGGGGTTAGCGAATTGCAAACTCCTTCTGATGATGAGGCACAGCGGGATGAAATTGATAAAGAAGATCTTCCCGAGGACGTAATCAATTTGTTGGAGAGAGATTCCCTGCTTTCAACACTCCAGCTTAAAAAGGTTTACAAAGTTATAGAAGATGGGGAGACATTCTATGATATAGCTTTCGAAACTGATGAGAAGGAAACCATGATGGTATTGATCAGTGGAGAGGGAGAAGTACTGGAATACTAAACATTATAAAACAAATATGAAAAGAGTAGCTTTCATTATTGCATTGGGCGCATTGGTGTCCTTAGGTGTGGAAGCCTCTGAAGGGATATCGCCAAAAGGGTCGATTGTCCATTTGCAAGACAGAATAGAGATTGCTCCTGAGGATTTGCCTCAGGCAATAAAAGATACGATAGACGAAAAGTCTGAGACTAAAGATTTAACCATTTCGAAAGCCTATCAGGTGACAGATGAAGAAGGTAATGTCATCTATGAGGTGAAATTCGGAACGGGCGAACAAAGCATCACCAAAAAGTATGATGCTGAGGGAAAAATACTAGTAGAGGAGTAGTAGTTTCTTTTTATTCATGACTAAGGCACCGATTTATTGAGTCGGTGCTTTCTTATTTTATAGCAAAAAATAGTGAGGGTCAGGTAATGCTTGGATCAAGCAATATTTCAACTAACCTCTTCTTGGTACTTTAGGGATCAAGCGAACAAGTTGGGGGGATTGGATTGGTTCCGATAGCACGCAGGTGGCGCAGATTAAGAAGATTAGCGCAGATTTTTTATAACAACCTGATCTTGAATGCTGAAAACCAACTATTTAGGATAGGTTCCTGTAGTTCCGACAGCTGTGCTGCGGAACTACGAATATTGAGTTTTCAACTCAATACCACATATCTAGAATACTCCGGACCACGCCATATTTCTGGGGGCGGGGTAAGGTTTCCATTCATTTGGTATGTCGCCACGAAGTCGCCAAGACACGAAGTGTTTTGTAGGCGGATTCCAAATTTCATGGAAAACAAACAGCTTTGGGTCTTAGAATCTTTGTGGCAAAAAAGAAACCATATTAAAATAGAGGGATTCATGCCCAAACTTTTCCGATAGCCCCTTATTTGGTTCGTTGTCGGATGATTTCGTAGATCAATACACCACTGGCCACTGATACATTGAGGCTTTCAATATTGCCGGCCATGGGGATGCGGACAAATTCATCACTCAGTTCCATCAGGTCATCGGATATGCCGTCTTCTTCAGAGCCCATGATGATGGCTGTAGGTACAGTGTAATCTGCATCGTACATTTTTCGCTCCGTTTTTTCAGTACAGCTGACGATATTTAATCCCATTTTTTTAAGGTCCTTCACCATAAAATGGAGATTCCTGGCCCTGCAAACAGGTAAAAAGTTAAGTGCTCCCGCAGAGGTTTTTACAGCGTCGGAATTGATCTGGGCAGCGCCTTTTTCAGGAATAATGATGGCATGTACGCCAGCGCATTCGGCCGTTCTGGCTATGGCACCAAAGTTTCTCACATCAGTAATCCTGTCCAATACCAAAATCAGGGGATCTACACCTTTGGAAAAACACTCCGTGATGACATTATCGATGGAAGCATATTGTATGGCAGACATGTGTGCCACGACGCCTTGATGGTTCTTGCGCGTGATCCTGTTCAGCTTGGCCTCAGGGACTTTTACCACCGGTACGCGGTCTTGTTTCGCCTGGCTGAGGAGTTCCTTGATCAGTTCATTGTTCAGCTCCTTGTTCACCAGGATTTTGTCAATGTCTTTCTGCGCATGGAGGGCTTCCATCACTGCTCTAGTGCCAAATATGAAATCTTTTTCGTGCGCTCCCTTTTCGATCAGAAAGCCATCTTTCCGCTTCTCCATAATGTAATGCTTTGGAACCATTCAGGCTGATATGATCTGGAACGGTTCAACTTGTAGTAATTTGGTGTAAATATATTCCTAATTCGAGCAAAGGTAAAGCTTATTTTTGACTTGGAGCCTATTTTAGCATAAATCCAGATTTCTTTATCAGCGTCAAAAAATACACTGGCAGGAGGTCCCATAACGGTGTAGATCATGCCACGGTCAGTTTTCCACCCTTCTTTAAAATCTGTGAAGAGAATATTGGCAAACTCAATTTGACGGAAATACTCACGGATAATTCCCTGTGCTTTTTCCGTATCATGTGTCAGCTCCAACCAGTATTGATCCAATGCTTTCTTCTTGTCTTCTGCGGCACGCAGTGCTTCATGCTCGTTTCTGGTAGAGATGTATACCAATTTGTCGATCATCTCATCATAGGTGGATACACGGGGATAGGCAGCACTAGTGGCTTTGACCATAAATCCAGTTTGCTCAGTGGTGTCTGTCTGAACAAAATAATATCCTTCCTCTTCAAAGGGCTGAGGGACATTGACCAAGAACTCGCCATTGTCGATCACCTGAATGTCCTTGGCCACAGGAGCAGGTCGGGTTTCCATGGGGGGGAGAGGGATTTCAAAATCCTGGGGATAAAAGTAATTATAGAAGTTCAAACTTTTGCCACTCTTGAAAAGCAGTGCTTCTCCTTTATTGATAAATGTTTGATCAA from Echinicola soli encodes the following:
- a CDS encoding GWxTD domain-containing protein, with amino-acid sequence MMIKIKTVNLTLLSTSLILFLTAWNAQAQSNLKNINQSLRYSRYSRISPKIIPIKTGERKFLLQMPVEKIEESPNFDDYAFSYVVVEDFEEEINEKNIVPLTSSDLTKDTDRHFYFEKSVTIPTDQQEAYAVIICKDTRQGDQYVYHADLISPFIADIPGFGAYYDNDIPFDQTFINKGEALLFKSGKSLNFYNYFYPQDFEIPLPPMETRPAPVAKDIQVIDNGEFLVNVPQPFEEEGYYFVQTDTTEQTGFMVKATSAAYPRVSTYDEMIDKLVYISTRNEHEALRAAEDKKKALDQYWLELTHDTEKAQGIIREYFRQIEFANILFTDFKEGWKTDRGMIYTVMGPPASVFFDADKEIWIYAKIGSKSKISFTFARIRNIFTPNYYKLNRSRSYQPEWFQSITLWRSGKMAF
- the rlmB gene encoding 23S rRNA (guanosine(2251)-2'-O)-methyltransferase RlmB, whose product is MEKRKDGFLIEKGAHEKDFIFGTRAVMEALHAQKDIDKILVNKELNNELIKELLSQAKQDRVPVVKVPEAKLNRITRKNHQGVVAHMSAIQYASIDNVITECFSKGVDPLILVLDRITDVRNFGAIARTAECAGVHAIIIPEKGAAQINSDAVKTSAGALNFLPVCRARNLHFMVKDLKKMGLNIVSCTEKTERKMYDADYTVPTAIIMGSEEDGISDDLMELSDEFVRIPMAGNIESLNVSVASGVLIYEIIRQRTK